The following are encoded in a window of Centroberyx gerrardi isolate f3 chromosome 1, fCenGer3.hap1.cur.20231027, whole genome shotgun sequence genomic DNA:
- the LOC139924504 gene encoding homeobox-containing protein 1-like isoform X3: MSQQCEEPRFTIEQIDLLQRLRRTGMTQAEVLHALDTLDRLDRQHGHKSTHRPSYLPPLSSSSTVAASSSMTSTATQTNFPENRHSPSPSNNYNTSPPLPISVPGPVAMAAVAQNGLVAVTNGKLSPPRFPVAVVSGSMAAPGYGFETSEEDLDVDDKVEDLMRRDSAVIKEEIRAFLGNRRISQAVVAQVTGISQSRISHWLLQQGSDLSEQKKRAFFRWYQLEKTNPGATLAMRAAPLALEDMMDWHQAPPPLGSAPGSFRLRRGSRFTWRKECLAVMESYFGDNQYPDEAKREEIANACNAVIQKPGKKLSDLERVTSLKVYNWFANRRKEIKRRANIAILESHGIEVQSPGGQSNSDEVDGNDFPDQGCDVSMFEKRAAARPFGFSRVDLSSPTQVPTLLPTWFAALGRGGLAGQRASSLIGRSLVAAAGPQAEGSRLTGVSWSPPSPSLQDDPTNHGSLSEPQDPIALAVEMAAVNHSILALANQAAAAAAGAGGGAANDIKTETLEDD, translated from the exons ATGTCCCAGCAGTGTGAGGAGCCTCGTTTCACCATTGAGCAGATTGACCTCCTCCAGAGGTTGAGGAGGACGGGGATGACCCAGGCTGAGGTCCTCCACGCCCTGGACACCCTGGACCGCCTGGACAGGCAGCATGGACACAAGTCAACCCACAGACCCTCCTACCTGCCACCTTTGTCTTCCTCCAGTACCGTCGCCGCCTCTTCCTCCATGACCTCCACCGCCACACAGACCAATTTCCCAGAAAACCGACACTCGCCATCACCCAGTAACAACTACAACActtccccacccctcccaatATCAGTTCCCGGccctgttgccatggcagcagtAGCTCAGAACGGTCTAGTCGCTGTGACCAATGGGAAGCTGTCACCGCCGCGGtttcctgttgctgtggttAGCGGCAGCATGGCGGCGCCAGGCTACGGATTTGAGACTAGCGAAGAAGACCTAGATGTCGATGATAAGGTGGAGGATCTGATGAG acGGGACAGTGCTGTGATAAAGGAGGAGATCAGGGCCTTCCTGGGGAACAGGCGGATCTCTCAGGCTGTGGTCGCTCAGGTAACAG ggatCAGTCAGAGTCGGATCTCCCACTGGCTCCTGCAGCAGGGATCGGACCTCAGCGAGCAGAAGAAGCGAGCCTTCTTCCGCTGGTACCAACTGGAGAAGACCAACCCTG GTGCCACGCTAGCCATGCGAGCCGCCCCATTGGCTCTGGAGGACATGATGGACTGGCaccaagccccgccccctctcgGCTCCGCCCCCGGAAGCTTCCGTCTGCGGCGAGGGAGCAGATTCACCTGGAGGAAGGAGTGTCTGGCTGTtatggagag ctACTTCGGTGATAACCAGTACCCTGATGAGgccaagagagaggagatcGCCAACGCCTGCAACGCTGTCATCCAGAAACCAG gaaAGAAGCTGTCTGATTTGGAGAGGGTCACATCTCTGAAGGTCTACAACTGGTTTGCCAACCGCCGCAAAGAGATCAAGAGGCGTGCTAACATAG CCATCTTGGAGAGCCACGGCATCGAGGTTCAGAGTCCAGGAGGTCAGTCCAACAGCGACGAGGTGGACGGCAACGACTTCCCCGACCAG GGTTGTGATGTGTCAATGTTTGAGAAGAGAGCTGCAGCCAGGCCGTTTGGTTTCAGTCGAGTTGACCTGTCCTCTCCGACCCAG gttcccaccctcctccccacctGGTTCGCCGCCCTGGGAAGAGGGGGCTTGGCCGGGCAGCGGGCCAGCTCTTTGATCGGCCGTTCCCTGGTGGCGGCGGCGGGACCTCAGGCGGAAGGTTCCAGACTGACAGGTGTGTCCTggtctcccccctccccctccctgcagGACGACCCCACCAACCACGGCTCGCTCTCCGAGCCCCAGGACCCAATCGCCTTGGCCGTGGAGATGGCGGCTGTCAATCACAGCATCCTGGCCCTAGCCAAtcaggcggcggcggcggcggccgggGCGGGGGGCGGCGCGGCAAATGACATCAAGACGGAGACGCTGGAGGACGActga
- the LOC139924504 gene encoding homeobox-containing protein 1-like isoform X1 produces MSQQCEEPRFTIEQIDLLQRLRRTGMTQAEVLHALDTLDRLDRQHGHKSTHRPSYLPPLSSSSTVAASSSMTSTATQTNFPENRHSPSPSNNYNTSPPLPISVPGPVAMAAVAQNGLVAVTNGKLSPPRFPVAVVSGSMAAPGYGFETSEEDLDVDDKVEDLMRRDSAVIKEEIRAFLGNRRISQAVVAQVTGISQSRISHWLLQQGSDLSEQKKRAFFRWYQLEKTNPGATLAMRAAPLALEDMMDWHQAPPPLGSAPGSFRLRRGSRFTWRKECLAVMESYFGDNQYPDEAKREEIANACNAVIQKPGKKLSDLERVTSLKVYNWFANRRKEIKRRANIEAAILESHGIEVQSPGGQSNSDEVDGNDFPDQGCDVSMFEKRAAARPFGFSRVDLSSPTQVPTLLPTWFAALGRGGLAGQRASSLIGRSLVAAAGPQAEGSRLTGVSWSPPSPSLQDDPTNHGSLSEPQDPIALAVEMAAVNHSILALANQAAAAAAGAGGGAANDIKTETLEDD; encoded by the exons ATGTCCCAGCAGTGTGAGGAGCCTCGTTTCACCATTGAGCAGATTGACCTCCTCCAGAGGTTGAGGAGGACGGGGATGACCCAGGCTGAGGTCCTCCACGCCCTGGACACCCTGGACCGCCTGGACAGGCAGCATGGACACAAGTCAACCCACAGACCCTCCTACCTGCCACCTTTGTCTTCCTCCAGTACCGTCGCCGCCTCTTCCTCCATGACCTCCACCGCCACACAGACCAATTTCCCAGAAAACCGACACTCGCCATCACCCAGTAACAACTACAACActtccccacccctcccaatATCAGTTCCCGGccctgttgccatggcagcagtAGCTCAGAACGGTCTAGTCGCTGTGACCAATGGGAAGCTGTCACCGCCGCGGtttcctgttgctgtggttAGCGGCAGCATGGCGGCGCCAGGCTACGGATTTGAGACTAGCGAAGAAGACCTAGATGTCGATGATAAGGTGGAGGATCTGATGAG acGGGACAGTGCTGTGATAAAGGAGGAGATCAGGGCCTTCCTGGGGAACAGGCGGATCTCTCAGGCTGTGGTCGCTCAGGTAACAG ggatCAGTCAGAGTCGGATCTCCCACTGGCTCCTGCAGCAGGGATCGGACCTCAGCGAGCAGAAGAAGCGAGCCTTCTTCCGCTGGTACCAACTGGAGAAGACCAACCCTG GTGCCACGCTAGCCATGCGAGCCGCCCCATTGGCTCTGGAGGACATGATGGACTGGCaccaagccccgccccctctcgGCTCCGCCCCCGGAAGCTTCCGTCTGCGGCGAGGGAGCAGATTCACCTGGAGGAAGGAGTGTCTGGCTGTtatggagag ctACTTCGGTGATAACCAGTACCCTGATGAGgccaagagagaggagatcGCCAACGCCTGCAACGCTGTCATCCAGAAACCAG gaaAGAAGCTGTCTGATTTGGAGAGGGTCACATCTCTGAAGGTCTACAACTGGTTTGCCAACCGCCGCAAAGAGATCAAGAGGCGTGCTAACATAG AAGCAGCCATCTTGGAGAGCCACGGCATCGAGGTTCAGAGTCCAGGAGGTCAGTCCAACAGCGACGAGGTGGACGGCAACGACTTCCCCGACCAG GGTTGTGATGTGTCAATGTTTGAGAAGAGAGCTGCAGCCAGGCCGTTTGGTTTCAGTCGAGTTGACCTGTCCTCTCCGACCCAG gttcccaccctcctccccacctGGTTCGCCGCCCTGGGAAGAGGGGGCTTGGCCGGGCAGCGGGCCAGCTCTTTGATCGGCCGTTCCCTGGTGGCGGCGGCGGGACCTCAGGCGGAAGGTTCCAGACTGACAGGTGTGTCCTggtctcccccctccccctccctgcagGACGACCCCACCAACCACGGCTCGCTCTCCGAGCCCCAGGACCCAATCGCCTTGGCCGTGGAGATGGCGGCTGTCAATCACAGCATCCTGGCCCTAGCCAAtcaggcggcggcggcggcggccgggGCGGGGGGCGGCGCGGCAAATGACATCAAGACGGAGACGCTGGAGGACGActga
- the LOC139924504 gene encoding homeobox-containing protein 1-like isoform X2 — protein MSQQCEEPRFTIEQIDLLQRLRRTGMTQAEVLHALDTLDRLDRQHGHKSTHRPSYLPPLSSSSTVAASSSMTSTATQTNFPENRHSPSPSNNYNTSPPLPISVPGPVAMAAVAQNGLVAVTNGKLSPPRFPVAVVSGSMAAPGYGFETSEEDLDVDDKVEDLMRRDSAVIKEEIRAFLGNRRISQAVVAQVTGISQSRISHWLLQQGSDLSEQKKRAFFRWYQLEKTNPGATLAMRAAPLALEDMMDWHQAPPPLGSAPGSFRLRRGSRFTWRKECLAVMESYFGDNQYPDEAKREEIANACNAVIQKPGKKLSDLERVTSLKVYNWFANRRKEIKRRANIAAILESHGIEVQSPGGQSNSDEVDGNDFPDQGCDVSMFEKRAAARPFGFSRVDLSSPTQVPTLLPTWFAALGRGGLAGQRASSLIGRSLVAAAGPQAEGSRLTGVSWSPPSPSLQDDPTNHGSLSEPQDPIALAVEMAAVNHSILALANQAAAAAAGAGGGAANDIKTETLEDD, from the exons ATGTCCCAGCAGTGTGAGGAGCCTCGTTTCACCATTGAGCAGATTGACCTCCTCCAGAGGTTGAGGAGGACGGGGATGACCCAGGCTGAGGTCCTCCACGCCCTGGACACCCTGGACCGCCTGGACAGGCAGCATGGACACAAGTCAACCCACAGACCCTCCTACCTGCCACCTTTGTCTTCCTCCAGTACCGTCGCCGCCTCTTCCTCCATGACCTCCACCGCCACACAGACCAATTTCCCAGAAAACCGACACTCGCCATCACCCAGTAACAACTACAACActtccccacccctcccaatATCAGTTCCCGGccctgttgccatggcagcagtAGCTCAGAACGGTCTAGTCGCTGTGACCAATGGGAAGCTGTCACCGCCGCGGtttcctgttgctgtggttAGCGGCAGCATGGCGGCGCCAGGCTACGGATTTGAGACTAGCGAAGAAGACCTAGATGTCGATGATAAGGTGGAGGATCTGATGAG acGGGACAGTGCTGTGATAAAGGAGGAGATCAGGGCCTTCCTGGGGAACAGGCGGATCTCTCAGGCTGTGGTCGCTCAGGTAACAG ggatCAGTCAGAGTCGGATCTCCCACTGGCTCCTGCAGCAGGGATCGGACCTCAGCGAGCAGAAGAAGCGAGCCTTCTTCCGCTGGTACCAACTGGAGAAGACCAACCCTG GTGCCACGCTAGCCATGCGAGCCGCCCCATTGGCTCTGGAGGACATGATGGACTGGCaccaagccccgccccctctcgGCTCCGCCCCCGGAAGCTTCCGTCTGCGGCGAGGGAGCAGATTCACCTGGAGGAAGGAGTGTCTGGCTGTtatggagag ctACTTCGGTGATAACCAGTACCCTGATGAGgccaagagagaggagatcGCCAACGCCTGCAACGCTGTCATCCAGAAACCAG gaaAGAAGCTGTCTGATTTGGAGAGGGTCACATCTCTGAAGGTCTACAACTGGTTTGCCAACCGCCGCAAAGAGATCAAGAGGCGTGCTAACATAG CAGCCATCTTGGAGAGCCACGGCATCGAGGTTCAGAGTCCAGGAGGTCAGTCCAACAGCGACGAGGTGGACGGCAACGACTTCCCCGACCAG GGTTGTGATGTGTCAATGTTTGAGAAGAGAGCTGCAGCCAGGCCGTTTGGTTTCAGTCGAGTTGACCTGTCCTCTCCGACCCAG gttcccaccctcctccccacctGGTTCGCCGCCCTGGGAAGAGGGGGCTTGGCCGGGCAGCGGGCCAGCTCTTTGATCGGCCGTTCCCTGGTGGCGGCGGCGGGACCTCAGGCGGAAGGTTCCAGACTGACAGGTGTGTCCTggtctcccccctccccctccctgcagGACGACCCCACCAACCACGGCTCGCTCTCCGAGCCCCAGGACCCAATCGCCTTGGCCGTGGAGATGGCGGCTGTCAATCACAGCATCCTGGCCCTAGCCAAtcaggcggcggcggcggcggccgggGCGGGGGGCGGCGCGGCAAATGACATCAAGACGGAGACGCTGGAGGACGActga